One Ahaetulla prasina isolate Xishuangbanna chromosome 17, ASM2864084v1, whole genome shotgun sequence genomic window carries:
- the PEX19 gene encoding peroxisomal biogenesis factor 19 isoform X1 encodes MAAPGAEPDTELEELLASEQPGRAGGGWAGVFPSARPSPLRSLPAGALEDFERAAPAPGEPAEGGGGGGGGEGVAEPAGEAQGRLLAAQETFFQELFEGELASQASAEFERAMEELAAEEPLLVQQFQKLSAAAGRVGSDPASRQEFTSCLKETLSGLARNADGLQSSGVSEEELSRTMEGLGLEEGDGGEGSLWPIMHSIMQNLLSKDVLYPSLKEITEKYPEWLQRHRDTLPKEQYEKYQEQHRIMGRICEHFEAEQPTDGDPEHRARFETILDLMQQLQDLGHPPKELAGESPPGLNFDLEGLNLPDAGGAGGEQCQIM; translated from the exons ATGGCGGCGCCCGGAGCGGAGCCCGACACCGAGCTGGAGGAGCTGCTGGCGAGTGAGCAGCCGGGCCGGGCGGGCGGTGGGTGGGCCGGGGTCTTCCCGTCCGCCCGTCCGAGCCCGCTGCGCTCTCTCCCTGCAGGCGCCCTGGAGGACTTCGAGAGAGCCGCGCCGGCGCCCGGGGAGCCCgccgaaggaggaggaggaggaggaggcggcgagggGGTGGCGGAGCCGGCGGGGGAGGcgcag GGCCGCCTGCTGGCCGCGCAGGAGACCTTCTTCCAGGAGCTCTTCGAGGGCGAGCTGGCGTCGCAGGCGAGCGCCGAGTTCGAGCGGGCCATGGAGGAGCTGGCGGCCGAGGAGCCGCTGCTGGTGCAGCAGTTCCAGAAACTCTCGGCGGCCGCGGGCAGAGTCG GGAGCGACCCCGCGTCCCGCCAGGAGTTCACCTCCTGCCTGAAGGAGACCCTCAGCGGGCTGGCCAGGAACGCCGACGGGCTGCAG AGCTCCGGGGTGTCGGAGGAGGAGCTGAGCAGGACGATGGAGGGGCTCGGCCTGGAGGAGGGGGACGGCGGGGAAGGCAGCCTCTGGCCCATCATGCACAGCATCATGCAGAACCTGCTCTCCAAGGACGTGCTCTACCCCTCCCTCAAGGAGATCACCGAGAAA TACCCCGAGTGGCTCCAGAGACATCGAGACACCTTGCCCAAGGAGCAGTACGAGAAGTACCAGGAACAGCACAGGATCATGGGAAGGATTTGCGAGCACTTCGAGGCTGAGCAGCCCACAGACGGTGACCCGGAGCACAGGGCCCGCTTTGAAACCATCTTGGACCTGATGCAGCAG CTGCAGGACCTGGGACATCCTCCCAAGGAGCTGGCTGGAGAATCG CCTCCTGGCCTGAACTTTGACCTCGAAGGACTGAATCTGCCTGATGCTGGAGGCGCTGGAGGCGAGCAGTGCCAGATCATGTGA
- the PEX19 gene encoding peroxisomal biogenesis factor 19 isoform X2: MAAPGAEPDTELEELLASALEDFERAAPAPGEPAEGGGGGGGGEGVAEPAGEAQGRLLAAQETFFQELFEGELASQASAEFERAMEELAAEEPLLVQQFQKLSAAAGRVGSDPASRQEFTSCLKETLSGLARNADGLQSSGVSEEELSRTMEGLGLEEGDGGEGSLWPIMHSIMQNLLSKDVLYPSLKEITEKYPEWLQRHRDTLPKEQYEKYQEQHRIMGRICEHFEAEQPTDGDPEHRARFETILDLMQQLQDLGHPPKELAGESPPGLNFDLEGLNLPDAGGAGGEQCQIM, from the exons ATGGCGGCGCCCGGAGCGGAGCCCGACACCGAGCTGGAGGAGCTGCTGGCGA GCGCCCTGGAGGACTTCGAGAGAGCCGCGCCGGCGCCCGGGGAGCCCgccgaaggaggaggaggaggaggaggcggcgagggGGTGGCGGAGCCGGCGGGGGAGGcgcag GGCCGCCTGCTGGCCGCGCAGGAGACCTTCTTCCAGGAGCTCTTCGAGGGCGAGCTGGCGTCGCAGGCGAGCGCCGAGTTCGAGCGGGCCATGGAGGAGCTGGCGGCCGAGGAGCCGCTGCTGGTGCAGCAGTTCCAGAAACTCTCGGCGGCCGCGGGCAGAGTCG GGAGCGACCCCGCGTCCCGCCAGGAGTTCACCTCCTGCCTGAAGGAGACCCTCAGCGGGCTGGCCAGGAACGCCGACGGGCTGCAG AGCTCCGGGGTGTCGGAGGAGGAGCTGAGCAGGACGATGGAGGGGCTCGGCCTGGAGGAGGGGGACGGCGGGGAAGGCAGCCTCTGGCCCATCATGCACAGCATCATGCAGAACCTGCTCTCCAAGGACGTGCTCTACCCCTCCCTCAAGGAGATCACCGAGAAA TACCCCGAGTGGCTCCAGAGACATCGAGACACCTTGCCCAAGGAGCAGTACGAGAAGTACCAGGAACAGCACAGGATCATGGGAAGGATTTGCGAGCACTTCGAGGCTGAGCAGCCCACAGACGGTGACCCGGAGCACAGGGCCCGCTTTGAAACCATCTTGGACCTGATGCAGCAG CTGCAGGACCTGGGACATCCTCCCAAGGAGCTGGCTGGAGAATCG CCTCCTGGCCTGAACTTTGACCTCGAAGGACTGAATCTGCCTGATGCTGGAGGCGCTGGAGGCGAGCAGTGCCAGATCATGTGA